The following is a genomic window from Solanum stenotomum isolate F172 chromosome 4, ASM1918654v1, whole genome shotgun sequence.
TTGCTTTCTACCAAACTAATACAAAATGTGCTTCTTCCCCCACTCACGTCGTAAGAAACACTTTGTCAGCTGACTTTTCTAGCTCACGAGGGAAGGTTTGCCCAAGTCCATATTAGGATACCCCTTCACGCCCAGGGTCCACTGGAGCGTAGACTTGAAGCTCAAACGGGGATGGAcctgactctgataccatgtaaagatacAACACCTAGACTTAACtaaaccccaaaagctagctcatgagggaaGGTTTGCCCAAGTCCATATAGGGATACCCCTTCACGCCCAGGGTCCACTAGAGCGTAGACTGGGAGCTCAAACGGGGATGAACCTGGCTCTGATTCCATGTAAAGATATGGTACCTGGACCTAACtaaaccccaaaagctagctcatgaggagaGGTttgcccaagtccatataaggagaccaccaGTCAATTCTCCAATCAAATGTGAGACTTTTACCCACTCTACTCTAACACTCCTAACTACCTAATGTGAGAATAACATTACCTTAAAGAAATCTCCAATCCCCTCAAGAGGATTTCTACGTCGAACACCATAGAACTTCTCTGCAATATCATCTAGCAACTAAACCACAGACACAAACACAGTAAACATTAGGAGGAAATAAAACGGACAAACATCTGAAAGTGAGAAGATATAACTAAGAATCCCAGTGTATGCATGGAAATTCCTCCTTTAGAGATAGCAACTCACTTCATTAAACATAGATTCTCTATCTATACTAGACTTGTAGGTTTGTCTCAGCATGTTAAACAGAGGTAAAGCATCCCTTTGCAACCTGTAtcataaattgagtttttgaagtgTGAATGACAGTTTAATTAATCATGTACAGAAGGATGCAGCAAAGACTTATTTTTTGCcacatgaaaaattaattagtGTTCAAAGCACGATTGGAACTTACGTCAGGAGGAGATAGTTCACATACTGTGTTAATTCTGAGCTAGGGAAGTTAAGATTTTTCAATTCGACTTCCATTTTCACCTCATCCATGAGCTTGTTAGCATCTCTTAGGTTTCCCATAGACAAGTACCTGCAAAAGAAAAGAGATAACAATAAAAACCAAAGGCTCGACAAGATAAACAAACATGGTAAAGATTAAAATTAGTCACTAGTACCTTTAATTGTCCCATTTTGGCAACAAATATGGTGTGGAATACAGTCGTATAGCCTAGGCGGTTTTCATTGAGAATGTAAGGCCTAACAGCGCTAATAGTTCCTCTAAGACGAAGAGAGAATGCAGGTGACTGCACTATTAGGCAACCCAAAGGTTTCTCACTAGCACGAAGGAAATTAAAGTTGTAGCTGCCCATGAAGCACAAACATCAAATTTAACGGGATTTGAGTGGGATATTTCTTGCACATAAACACGGCCAGGACACATGATGACATGATCTGAGACACCAAATAGGATCAAGAAAATCTctaaaagaatatatatttcGGGCATTCGTGCAATAGAGAGAAATATAGAGATAAAAACCCAAGACTTAAACATTGctactatttttcttttgagttatttgTTTAGCAGAAACATCATTACTGCTATAAAAACAAACATACGCTACAACTAAGAAGTGACAGTAACTTCTATCGCTATTGATTTAGCAACTCAAATGTGACAACTATGAACtgataattgatttttttaagtaGGAGAACCTGGTTCGAAGGAGTGGTTCAATGGCGGTGCTGATTCCGCACCCACAGCCCTTTGTATCTCTTCCTTCATCCTTTTATTCTTGTTTTTAATGTTATTTCACTGCTATTCTGTGCTGTTACATACTTCTTTTACTAAATCTGATTTTACGTTTATCATTGTTCGATATACCAAATCCATTTGCAGAAAAGGGACCTGTTTGTAACATTTCTTTGAGAATGCAAGTCTATCCATATTCAAATTTCTTTGCCAGTCATTTTACCGTTACATTAACTTCTGTATCAGTATTTTGAGAAAAGTTAGAAACCTAAGCCAGATAACAGAGTACATGCAATCTGATGTTCATGAAAGCCAAGAGAAGAGGGAGATCGAATGAAGCAGTAGAGTCATTCAGTATCGGTGTAGAGTAGTTTAAATGCATTTTGAGTAGGAAGTCATGTACTTTATGTACTGAAAAATAGTTTTTTGAAGTTTAATGTTCAGAATATCCACCAACAGAAGTTGGATAGGTTAGTTAGGACCACCAAATGTAAGGAACTAAATCATCTTCCAAATGTACTCACATCAGAATTGCCCGCACAATAGCCAAATCATCTTCTCCTGGATAGCACTGCATGTTACATGTTGTGAGTTgtacaaaatttgaaattatatcaTACATGTGGTTAATAGGTCATTGTTGACAACAACTTTGCAAAAACGGTTTTCCTAATGTGTCCAGTAATGGCTAGATATAAGAAAAATGATAATAGTAAGGGCAGCCAAAGCTTACCTTGCCCATGAAATTTACAAGAGCTGAAGCAAACTTCTTTGGGTTCTTTCCTCTCACAAAATGAAAAGATACTTTACCAATGTCCTGCAAAGCAGGGACGCGACGACGTTAACTGCAAGAAAATCCCCATCAAGTTCAGGTTCACTAACAAAAGAAAACTCAAGTATCTTCACAAGTAAATAAGTTACCAACTGATCTGCCACAAGGCTGTAAGACAAGATAATCATTTTTACCATCAGCTACTAGTTTTACAAGTCATCTGAGGCCCTAATTTCTCCCATTACAAATCAAGAAAGTAATAATTTATGGAACAGAACCGGCACTTTTTCTTTCGGGTACCAAGAACTAGAGAGCATCAGCTTGTATAATGTACCACTTCAGGAGACTCTGAATACATATAATCTGCCAGCATGTCATGCAGCTCTGGAGATCCATACCTATGAGCGCCAAATTCTGCTGACCACCTAAAAACAAACCATAGTTAGTTTCTCCACCTTCCTGCATGGCAAAAGGAATAAGTACTTCCAACAAGATAAAAAGTCTCGCAGAAGGACAAGCACAGGCATCAAGGATGTTATCCTACTCTATCGAAGAGCTAAACAAGAATAATAAGGCTCGAGTAAACAATCTCATTCAAAAGACACAATACAATCATGAGTCACGACGAATTTGGATATCCTTATGAAAGTGATGTATTACGGAGGAAAAGAACCATGACTAGTGAGTCAATGGGAATATATTTGCAAGCACAAGGATAAACTTGTTGCATTAAGGATCTAAATGAAAATTATGCAACTAGCTCCATTAGAACCTAATTAATGACAGTGTTATTTTCTAGGAATTCTATAGTATGGTATCAGTACATCATTTTAGACAGTGAAATAAAGCTACTATGTAACTCCTTCAGCAACTGAAACAACCGTGTTTTCAAGGAAGAGGATAAACATAGATAAATATGTGTGGATTGGCTGCAACAAAAGAAAGAGTATCTAACTTGATAGCGGCTTTCAGAAAGGATGAACAGCCTTCTACTCGTGTTTTGGCTGCCGCAATGGCTTCAGAAAGTTTTTGCAAGTCATCGTCATCTGCAAGCTCCAAATGTTGTGGAACAGAAAGCCGAGGAAACTTCTTGAAGATTTTCTTGACACGATCTTGGGAAAATGCATTATAAACCATGTCAACACTTAAAACCCCATATTAAattagcaacaacaacaactactactaCGTCTTAGTCCCAAATAAGACAGGAAcaactatatgaatcctcaatttaaagaaaaaaagcaatacgaggaaaaaaaaaacaaacacagAGAAGCACCAGCCTATTTAGCTTTCATATAGCAACACAGTAAAGTTGTGATCTAATTGGCTACTTAAGTTGTAGAGGAGCTAGTATCACTTTCTTGCCATTCTAGGAAACAGTATTTGCTTTCATTTGTACAATGTAAATTAcacttttgaaatttaagaTTTTAGTTTATTATCCATCACTTACTTGGAACTGTTAGAAAGATGAATTATCTACTTAATGGAATTCTTTgggatttttttaataaagtaaaGCTTTTATTCAAAAGTACCCAGAGGATTATAACTTGTCCAATGCATTGACTCTTGTGTTAAAGTTAGATCGACTAAAGCCAAAACTGTGTAACATGTTTACATCCAAAAAGATTTTCCAACAACGTAAATTCAACGAAATTCTTGTTGTCGAAGCTGTAACAGAGAATGCCTCTCCCCGAAAGTACCTCTTGTTTCTTTCCCTCCATAGAGTCCAAAAATTGCAGTCAAGAATGGACAGACCACAACTTTCTTTTGTCTGTCTGCACCTTCAGCGTATATAACTGAACGGATCTCTTAAACCATTAGGAGTAACCACCCATAGAAACCCAAAgagattcaagaacaagttcCTTGGAAACACTGCAAAGTAGAATTGGGTGTCTGATAGTTATGCATTCTAATATACAGAATACGATGAAGCTCTTGATCATTTATTTCAGTAACATCATTTTGTTCCTTTCCTCTAGataattgaagagagagaaaagggAGCTAATCGTGGCATTCCTTCTCACTATTTATTCTATTGATCTCCAGATCACTAAAGTTTCCTAAATATGGTTGGAAATACCTAAGCGACATTAAACAGAGAATATACCACACTTGGAAGCTCGAGTACAAATTCTGAATGAAGAAGTAAATGATCGGTGCCGTCTCCATTCCTTTTACACTGGCAATAACAATTAATTGACTAGCACAGATGACCATGACATCCATATTTCCTTGCAATAGTTGTCCTCCATAAAACTACTCCAGCGTTTAAAAATCTCCACATCATTTCGTAAATGAATTTTGATTGAAAATAGATAATTGTAGGACTCCAAATCACCGAGACAGCCATATTTTTTCAtccaacaacatacccagtgtaatctcacaagtggggttcggggagggtagagtgtatccAGATCTTACCCTACCTTGTTGAGATAGAGACACTGTTTCTGATAG
Proteins encoded in this region:
- the LOC125862631 gene encoding protein GET4-like, with amino-acid sequence MFRERVRRVIQPPAQENIDKLEKVVKEGNYYGAQQMYKSTSARYASAERYSDALNVLQSGACLQLDKAQITCGAELSLLFAETLAKSKVPYDEDTLDRVKKIFKKFPRLSVPQHLELADDDDLQKLSEAIAAAKTRVEGCSSFLKAAIKWSAEFGAHRYGSPELHDMLADYMYSESPEVDIGKVSFHFVRGKNPKKFASALVNFMGKCYPGEDDLAIVRAILMYLSMGNLRDANKLMDEVKMEVELKNLNFPSSELTQYVNYLLLTLQRDALPLFNMLRQTYKSSIDRESMFNELLDDIAEKFYGVRRRNPLEGIGDFFKMMGGD